One window of the Anomalospiza imberbis isolate Cuckoo-Finch-1a 21T00152 chromosome 24, ASM3175350v1, whole genome shotgun sequence genome contains the following:
- the TRAPPC4 gene encoding trafficking protein particle complex subunit 4 produces the protein MAIFSVYVVNKAGGLIYQLDHYAPRADTEKTFSFPLDLVLRPHDERVVVAFGQRDGIRVGHAVLAINGAEVNGRFTADGKDVLEFLGNPANYPVSIRFGRHRLSSNEKLMLASMFHSLFAIGSQLSPEVGSSGIEMLETDTFKLHCFQTLTGIKFMVLADPRQTGIDALLRKIYEIYSDFALKNPFYSLEMPIRCELFDQNLKLALEVAEKAGSFGPGS, from the exons ATGGCGATCTTCAGCGTCTACGTGGTCAACAAGGCTGGCGGCCTCATCTACCAGCTGGACCACTACGCGCCCCGCGCCGACACCGAGAAGACGTTCAGCTTTCCGCTCGATCTCGTCTTGCGCCCGCACGACGAGCGCGTCGTCGTCGCCTTCGGGCAGCGGGACGGCATCCGCG tGGGTCACGCCGTGCTCGCCATCAACGGCGCCGAGGTCAACGGCCGCTTCACGGCGGACGGGAAGGACGTGCTGGAGTTCCTGGGTAACCCCGCCAACTACCCGGTGTCCATCCGCTTTGGCCGCCACCGGCTCTCCTCCAACGAGAAGCTCATGCTGGCCTCCATGTTCCACTC GCTGTTTGCCATCGGGTCACAGCTGTCGCCTGAGGTTGGGAGCTCCGGGATCGAGATGCTGGAGACCGACACCTTCAAGCTGCACTGCTTCCAGACACTGACAG GGATCAAATTCATGGTTCTTGCTGACCCGAGGCAGACAGGGATAGATGCTCTTCTCCGCAAAATCTATGAGATTTACTCAGACTTCGCTCTGAAGAATCCTTTCTACTCCCTGGAGATGCCAATAAG GTGCGAGTTGTTTGATCAGAACTTGAAGCTTGCTCTGGAGGTGGCAGAGAAAGCTGGATCCTTCGGACCTGGATCATAA
- the RPS25 gene encoding small ribosomal subunit protein eS25 produces MPPKDDKKKKDAGKSAKKDKDPVNKSGGKAKKKKWSKGKVRDKLNNLVLFDKATYDKLCKEVPNYKLITPAVVSERLKIRGSLARAALQELLSKGLIKLVSKHRAQVIYTRNTKGGDAPAAGEDA; encoded by the exons GCCGCCCAAAGACgacaagaagaagaaggacGCGGGCAAGTCCGCCAAGAAGGACAAGGACCCGGTCAACAAGTCCGGCGGCAAAGCCAAGAAGAAG AAGTGGTCCAAAGGGAAAGTGAGAGACAAGTTGAACAACCTTGTCCTGTTTGACAAGGCCACTTACGACAAACTGTGCAAAGAAGTGCCCAACTACAAGCTCATCACACCTGCAGTTGTCTCAGAAAGGCTGAAGATTCGAGGCTCCCTGGCTCGGGCTGCCCTCCAGGAGCTCCTCAGCAAAG GGTTGATCAAACTGGTGTCCAAACACCGAGCCCAAGTGATTTATACCCGAAACACGAAAGGTGGAGATGCGCCTGCTGCAGGGGAGGACGCGTAG